A section of the Flavobacterium sp. CG_23.5 genome encodes:
- a CDS encoding cell division protein ZapA yields MDEKLKIKISIADRVYPLTVDLSQEEGLRSASKKIDVMIKQFEENYAVRDKQDVLAMCALQFASQSEQKQIDNSIDGEATIERIKKINAILDQYLDN; encoded by the coding sequence ATGGACGAAAAGCTTAAAATTAAAATATCAATTGCAGACAGAGTCTATCCATTAACGGTTGATTTGTCTCAGGAAGAAGGCCTTAGAAGCGCTTCAAAGAAAATTGATGTGATGATAAAGCAGTTTGAAGAAAATTATGCTGTACGTGATAAGCAAGATGTATTAGCCATGTGCGCTTTACAATTTGCATCACAATCAGAACAAAAACAAATTGACAATTCAATTGATGGCGAAGCAACCATTGAAAGAATTAAAAAAATCAATGCGATTTTAGATCAATATCTCGACAATTAA
- the rny gene encoding ribonuclease Y, producing the protein MDIVTIIISGIIGIVGGFGIAKIIEKSNISNLIKNAKKEASSILKDANLEAENIKKDKILQAKEKFIELKSEHEQVILSRDKKVAEIEKRIRDKESQISNELSKAKKVNDDFESKTLEYNSKIEILDKRQTEVDKLHKSQLQQLEVISGLSAEEAKNQLVEGLKAEAKTKAMSHIQDTIEEAKLTAQQEAKKIIINTIQRVGTEEAVENCVSVFNIESDDVKGRIIGREGRNIRALEAATGVEIIVDDTPEAIILSCFDPVRREIARLALHKLVTDGRIHPARIEEVVAKTAKQIDDEIIEVGKRTVIDLGIHGLHPELIKVVGRMKYRSSYGQNLLQHSREVSKLCGIMAAELGLNVKLAKRAGLLHDIGKVPDAESDLPHALLGMQWAEKYGEKEEVCNAIGAHHDEIEMKSLLSPIIQVCDAISGARPGARRQVLDSYIQRLKDLEEVAYGFSGVKNAYAIQAGRELRVIVESEKVSDDNAATLSFEISQKIQTEMTYPGQVKVTVIRETRAVNIAK; encoded by the coding sequence ATGGACATAGTAACGATCATCATTTCAGGAATTATAGGTATTGTAGGAGGTTTTGGAATAGCCAAAATAATTGAAAAAAGCAATATTTCTAATTTAATCAAAAACGCTAAAAAAGAAGCTTCATCAATTTTAAAAGATGCTAATCTTGAAGCAGAAAACATAAAAAAAGATAAAATACTTCAAGCAAAAGAAAAATTTATTGAATTAAAATCAGAGCACGAGCAAGTTATATTGTCTCGTGATAAGAAAGTAGCTGAAATCGAAAAAAGAATTAGAGACAAAGAATCTCAAATTTCTAATGAATTATCAAAAGCTAAAAAAGTCAATGATGATTTCGAATCAAAAACTTTAGAATACAACTCTAAAATAGAAATTCTTGACAAAAGACAAACAGAGGTTGATAAACTACACAAAAGTCAATTGCAACAACTGGAAGTTATCTCTGGTTTATCTGCTGAAGAAGCGAAAAACCAACTGGTAGAAGGTTTAAAAGCAGAAGCAAAAACCAAAGCGATGTCGCATATTCAAGATACTATTGAAGAAGCAAAATTGACAGCGCAACAAGAAGCGAAGAAAATCATCATCAATACTATTCAAAGAGTTGGAACTGAAGAAGCAGTTGAAAACTGTGTTTCAGTGTTCAACATTGAATCAGATGATGTTAAAGGTAGAATTATTGGTCGTGAAGGTAGAAATATTAGAGCTTTAGAAGCTGCAACTGGAGTAGAAATCATTGTAGATGACACACCAGAAGCGATTATTCTTTCTTGTTTTGATCCTGTTCGTAGAGAAATTGCACGTTTGGCACTACATAAACTAGTAACAGACGGACGTATCCACCCAGCACGTATTGAAGAAGTTGTTGCTAAAACAGCTAAACAAATTGACGATGAAATTATAGAAGTTGGTAAACGTACCGTTATCGATTTAGGAATTCATGGATTGCATCCTGAATTGATTAAAGTTGTAGGTCGCATGAAATACCGTTCTTCTTATGGACAAAATTTATTGCAACACTCCCGTGAAGTTTCTAAACTTTGTGGAATCATGGCAGCAGAATTAGGTCTTAATGTAAAATTAGCCAAGAGAGCTGGTTTATTGCACGATATAGGTAAAGTTCCAGATGCTGAAAGTGATTTACCTCACGCTTTACTAGGAATGCAATGGGCTGAAAAATATGGTGAAAAAGAGGAAGTTTGTAATGCTATTGGAGCTCACCATGATGAGATAGAGATGAAATCTTTATTATCACCGATTATTCAGGTTTGTGATGCGATTTCAGGTGCAAGACCAGGCGCAAGAAGACAAGTCTTGGATTCTTACATCCAACGTTTAAAAGACTTAGAAGAAGTAGCCTACGGATTTAGCGGCGTGAAAAATGCTTATGCTATCCAGGCTGGAAGAGAACTTCGCGTTATTGTAGAAAGCGAAAAAGTTTCTGATGACAATGCTGCTACTTTATCTTTTGAAATATCTCAAAAAATACAAACTGAAATGACTTATCCAGGTCAAGTGAAGGTAACTGTAATTAGAGAAACAAGAGCAGTTAATATTGCTAAGTAA
- the xerD gene encoding site-specific tyrosine recombinase XerD — protein MNWNLYIKSYQSYLKIERGLSKNTIENYTFDIDRLCQFLDENGIIVSPIEIGEETLQQFIYSVSKQVNPRSQARIISGLKSFFSYLIFEDYRTNNPLELIETPKTGRKLPDVLSTEEIDALIAAIDLTSNEGERNRAMLETLYGCGLRVSELAALKISDLFFEEGFVKITGKGNKQRFVPIGDLTQKYIQIYRNNNRTHLSIQKGFEDTLFLNRRGKQLTRAMIFTIIKDLAVKINLNKNISPHTLRHSFATHLLENGADLRSIQLMLGHESITTTEIYVHLDRKFLTDVINTFHPRKNPLAVSPKGRG, from the coding sequence ATGAATTGGAATTTATACATTAAAAGCTATCAGTCGTACTTGAAAATCGAACGTGGTTTGTCAAAGAATACTATCGAAAATTATACCTTCGATATTGACCGATTGTGTCAATTTCTTGATGAAAATGGAATTATTGTTTCGCCTATAGAAATAGGTGAAGAGACGTTGCAGCAATTTATTTATAGCGTTTCAAAACAGGTAAACCCGCGTTCACAAGCCAGAATTATTTCCGGATTAAAAAGTTTTTTCAGCTATTTAATATTTGAAGATTATCGGACCAATAATCCTTTAGAATTGATTGAAACACCAAAAACAGGACGAAAGCTGCCGGATGTATTGTCTACGGAAGAAATTGATGCACTGATCGCTGCAATTGACTTAACATCAAATGAAGGAGAACGTAATCGCGCTATGCTGGAAACACTTTACGGTTGTGGGCTTCGAGTTTCGGAATTAGCGGCGTTAAAAATTTCAGATTTGTTTTTTGAAGAGGGATTTGTTAAAATTACAGGAAAAGGAAATAAGCAACGTTTTGTACCTATTGGGGATTTGACGCAAAAATACATCCAAATTTATAGAAATAATAATAGAACACATCTTAGTATTCAAAAAGGATTTGAAGATACATTGTTTTTGAATAGAAGGGGGAAACAGTTGACTAGAGCAATGATTTTTACAATCATTAAAGATTTAGCGGTCAAAATAAATTTGAATAAAAATATAAGCCCACACACTTTACGACATTCGTTCGCTACTCATCTGCTGGAAAATGGAGCTGATTTGCGTTCCATTCAGTTAATGCTTGGACACGAGTCAATAACGACTACCGAGATTTATGTTCATCTTGATAGAAAATTTTTGACAGATGTAATTAACACTTTTCATCCCAGAAAGAATCCCCTCGCAGTCTCCCCAAAGGGTAGGGGGTAA
- a CDS encoding outer membrane beta-barrel protein, with protein sequence MKKIILAVVAFLVFTNGYSQKEGGFRVGLDFGFVPSNGGAGLLFSIEPKYNIKDNMNVGLRIGAAAIVRDVYDSGSTTSAKVSANGSYVATYDYYFNRSEKSFVPYFGGGLGYYSIANVEFDTANSADNTAIAASGKMGVLVRGGFELGKFRMGLEYNIVPESTLQDINGNNKGTVPNSYLGIHVGFYIGGGKWGK encoded by the coding sequence ATGAAAAAAATAATTTTAGCAGTAGTTGCATTTTTAGTTTTTACAAATGGATATTCTCAAAAGGAAGGTGGATTCAGAGTTGGTTTAGATTTTGGATTTGTTCCATCAAATGGAGGAGCTGGATTATTGTTCTCTATTGAGCCAAAATATAATATAAAAGACAACATGAATGTGGGTTTGCGAATAGGAGCTGCCGCGATAGTTAGAGATGTATATGATTCGGGTAGTACTACAAGTGCTAAGGTTTCTGCTAATGGTTCTTATGTTGCTACTTATGATTACTACTTTAATAGATCTGAAAAATCTTTCGTACCTTATTTTGGAGGTGGTTTGGGCTATTATAGTATAGCAAATGTTGAGTTTGATACCGCAAATAGCGCAGATAATACTGCAATAGCTGCAAGCGGTAAAATGGGAGTATTAGTGAGAGGTGGTTTTGAGTTGGGAAAATTTAGAATGGGTTTAGAATATAATATCGTTCCCGAATCTACTTTGCAAGATATAAATGGTAATAATAAAGGAACAGTACCTAACTCCTATCTTGGTATTCATGTAGGTTTTTACATTGGTGGTGGAAAATGGGGTAAATAA
- a CDS encoding porin family protein yields the protein MKKITLTIVTIFLFGYVNAQQKSEMSFGIKGGLNIASISNIDQDGVNSKSLIGFHAGFFAEFMISDNFALQPELLYSAQGVKLDSFGDDGDLKLDYIVIPVMAKYYVADTFSLEFGPQIGFLVSAEAKSGGVSEDVKNDFESTDVGLGFGANYDFAEKFMLGARYNLGLTRLQKDVFPGESEWKNSVFQISLGYKF from the coding sequence ATGAAAAAAATTACTTTAACAATTGTTACGATATTTCTATTTGGTTATGTAAATGCACAACAAAAATCGGAAATGTCTTTTGGAATTAAAGGAGGCTTAAATATTGCTTCAATTTCTAATATTGACCAAGACGGTGTTAATTCAAAATCTTTAATAGGGTTTCATGCAGGATTTTTTGCTGAATTTATGATAAGTGACAATTTCGCACTGCAACCTGAATTACTTTATTCTGCTCAAGGAGTTAAATTAGACTCTTTTGGTGACGATGGGGATTTGAAATTAGACTATATAGTTATTCCGGTAATGGCCAAATATTATGTAGCAGATACTTTTAGTCTTGAATTTGGACCTCAAATTGGATTTCTAGTATCGGCCGAAGCAAAATCCGGTGGAGTATCTGAGGATGTTAAGAATGATTTTGAATCTACGGATGTAGGATTGGGTTTTGGTGCCAATTATGATTTCGCTGAAAAATTTATGCTTGGTGCTCGTTATAATTTAGGTTTAACACGATTACAAAAAGATGTGTTTCCAGGAGAATCAGAGTGGAAAAATTCTGTTTTTCAAATTTCTTTGGGTTACAAATTCTAA
- a CDS encoding porin family protein has protein sequence MKKTILVAIVLVAASFQMQAQLVKFGIKGGVNYANQTGSDITVNSTNYNTSAITSYHAGLIAEIKLVDSFAIQPELLYSTQGATYKNAVEEFRNELGYLSIPVLAKINLNKFVSLEVGPQASFLLSERNNFDVKDANTFDFAVVGGLGLNITKNLFIQGRYGLGLTDASKDAEVKNSVVQISAGIKF, from the coding sequence ATGAAAAAGACAATCTTAGTTGCCATTGTACTCGTAGCCGCTTCATTTCAAATGCAGGCACAGTTAGTTAAATTTGGAATTAAAGGGGGAGTGAATTACGCGAATCAAACAGGATCTGATATCACAGTAAATAGCACTAATTACAATACTTCAGCAATCACAAGTTATCATGCCGGTTTAATTGCAGAAATAAAACTTGTAGACAGTTTCGCTATACAACCTGAATTATTATATTCTACTCAAGGAGCGACTTACAAAAATGCAGTTGAAGAATTTAGAAATGAATTAGGCTATTTATCGATTCCGGTTTTAGCAAAAATCAATCTGAATAAATTCGTCAGCCTTGAAGTAGGTCCACAAGCTTCATTTTTATTGAGCGAAAGAAACAATTTTGACGTAAAAGATGCAAACACTTTTGATTTTGCGGTAGTTGGAGGTTTAGGCCTAAATATTACTAAGAATCTTTTTATTCAAGGACGATACGGTTTAGGATTAACGGATGCTTCAAAAGATGCTGAAGTAAAAAACTCTGTTGTTCAAATTTCCGCAGGTATTAAGTTCTAA
- the aroQ gene encoding type II 3-dehydroquinate dehydratase: MKISIINGPNLNLLGKREPEVYGNQTFEEYFTTLQIKFPTIEFTYYQSNIEGELIDKIQEFGFSFDGIILNAGAYTHTSVGIGDAIKAITTPVVEVHISNTFSRESFRHQSYISGNAKGVILGFGLKSYELAIQSFL; encoded by the coding sequence ATGAAAATCAGTATCATTAACGGACCAAATCTTAATCTTTTAGGGAAACGTGAACCAGAGGTATATGGAAATCAAACTTTTGAAGAGTATTTTACTACTTTACAAATAAAATTTCCAACCATTGAATTTACATATTACCAAAGCAATATAGAAGGGGAGTTAATTGATAAAATTCAGGAATTTGGTTTTTCATTTGATGGGATAATCCTTAATGCTGGCGCTTATACACATACATCTGTAGGTATTGGCGATGCCATAAAAGCCATTACCACACCGGTTGTTGAAGTTCATATCTCAAATACTTTTTCGCGTGAAAGTTTCAGACATCAATCGTATATCTCCGGAAATGCAAAAGGTGTTATTCTAGGTTTCGGATTAAAAAGTTATGAATTGGCCATACAGTCTTTTTTATAG
- a CDS encoding DUF5686 and carboxypeptidase regulatory-like domain-containing protein → MKNAYLFLLLFLSLYSNAQIKGIITDDKGNPLPFVSVFEENTYNGTTSNEQGNYQLNIKSVGKNKIVFQYLGFKTQKRAITGGTLPYTLDVKMLEESFSLNEVVINTKNNLANAIIKNAIAGKKENTENTARFTADFYSRGIFKLKNAPKKIFGQKIGDLDGALDSTGTGIISLSETFSKITFEKPNNLKEVVTASKVSGNDKGYSYNTARSSFYDFYENNIKFGINMISPIADNAFNYYKFKLEGTFVDENTQIINKIKVSPKRDNEPVFEGYIYIVDDSWAIYAVDLDIKGYRMHQEFIDVMNLKQNFSYNKNSRIWAKNTQSLDFTAGAFGIKFNGKFNYVYSNYEFINSFAKKTFTNEITRIEINANKKDSLFWNTNRPIPLTIEESTDYIRKDSIYKVRHSEKYLDSIDAKENKFKLMKLLSGYTYKNSTDKYSLSYEGLLNIGSLSFNTVQGYNFDSGFRYTNWKNQEYQGKYTSISTKLNYGFAEDRLRITGQFIHRFNKMNYATFDLTGGSSIKQFNPNAPISKAINTISSLAFKNNYMKLYNLESVGLGYSQDIANGVNLGGKIEYQQRKPLFNNTDFSYFNKSDLYTSNNPLAPNDFTSPAFEKHHLTKANLLAKINFGNKYSSRPDGKFNIRNEKYPTLYLGYEKAFAANDKKYEFDHFNTRLTYDFTLGNKGVLGLNLKAGKFLNADNIAFIDYKHFNGNQTHIGQTERYLNVFNLLPYYSNSTNDSYFEAHGEYNDKGYIMNKIPLLNKLKSTLILGAHALSTPNNKPYTEVTVGLDNLGFGKFKLFRVDYVRSYQNGYKGDGVVFGLKFLNILE, encoded by the coding sequence ATGAAGAATGCTTACTTGTTCCTATTATTATTCTTATCTCTTTATTCCAATGCCCAAATCAAAGGAATCATCACTGACGATAAAGGAAATCCATTACCCTTTGTCAGTGTATTTGAAGAAAATACCTATAATGGTACCACCTCTAATGAGCAAGGAAACTACCAACTAAATATAAAATCAGTTGGTAAAAACAAGATAGTCTTTCAGTATTTGGGATTTAAAACCCAAAAACGAGCCATTACAGGAGGAACTTTACCTTATACTTTGGACGTAAAAATGCTAGAGGAAAGTTTCTCGCTAAACGAAGTTGTAATTAACACCAAAAATAATCTTGCTAATGCCATCATAAAAAATGCGATTGCCGGCAAAAAAGAAAATACGGAAAATACAGCTCGTTTTACAGCCGATTTTTATTCCAGAGGAATCTTCAAATTAAAAAATGCCCCTAAAAAAATATTTGGTCAAAAAATTGGCGATTTAGATGGCGCTTTAGATTCAACTGGAACAGGAATTATTTCATTGTCGGAAACATTTTCTAAAATCACTTTTGAAAAACCAAATAATTTAAAAGAAGTAGTTACCGCTTCAAAAGTAAGCGGAAATGATAAAGGTTACAGTTATAATACTGCACGTTCGTCGTTCTATGACTTTTATGAAAACAACATAAAGTTTGGTATTAATATGATTTCCCCCATTGCTGATAATGCTTTTAACTATTACAAATTTAAATTAGAAGGAACGTTTGTTGATGAAAATACCCAAATTATAAATAAAATAAAAGTAAGTCCCAAACGTGATAACGAACCGGTTTTTGAAGGCTACATTTACATAGTTGACGATTCCTGGGCTATTTACGCGGTAGATTTGGATATAAAAGGGTATCGAATGCATCAAGAGTTCATTGATGTTATGAACCTGAAACAAAATTTCAGTTACAATAAAAACAGTAGAATTTGGGCAAAAAATACGCAAAGTCTCGATTTTACTGCAGGTGCTTTTGGTATAAAATTTAATGGAAAATTCAATTATGTATATAGTAATTATGAATTTATAAATTCTTTTGCTAAAAAAACTTTTACAAATGAAATTACACGCATCGAAATAAATGCCAATAAAAAAGACAGCCTTTTCTGGAATACCAACAGACCCATTCCATTAACAATCGAAGAAAGTACGGATTATATTAGAAAAGACAGTATTTACAAGGTTAGACATTCTGAAAAATATCTAGATTCAATAGATGCAAAAGAGAATAAGTTTAAACTAATGAAATTACTCAGCGGTTATACTTATAAGAACAGTACAGACAAATACAGTCTTAGTTATGAGGGTTTATTAAACATAGGGTCACTAAGTTTTAATACCGTACAAGGTTATAATTTTGATTCTGGGTTTCGATATACCAACTGGAAAAACCAAGAATACCAAGGAAAATACACCTCAATAAGTACTAAACTAAATTACGGTTTTGCGGAAGATCGCTTGCGTATAACGGGACAATTCATTCATCGATTCAACAAAATGAATTACGCAACTTTCGATTTGACAGGCGGAAGTTCCATCAAGCAATTCAATCCGAATGCTCCCATCAGCAAAGCTATAAACACAATAAGTTCATTAGCATTCAAAAATAATTATATGAAATTGTATAATTTAGAATCTGTAGGATTAGGGTACAGTCAAGACATTGCAAATGGAGTGAACCTAGGAGGAAAAATAGAATATCAGCAACGCAAACCTTTATTTAACAATACTGATTTTTCTTATTTTAACAAGTCTGATTTATATACTTCGAATAACCCTTTAGCTCCGAATGATTTTACTAGTCCGGCTTTTGAAAAACACCATTTAACGAAAGCTAATTTACTTGCAAAAATCAATTTTGGAAACAAGTATTCTTCTCGTCCAGACGGAAAATTTAATATTAGAAATGAAAAATATCCTACCCTTTATTTAGGGTATGAAAAAGCATTTGCAGCTAATGACAAGAAATACGAGTTTGACCATTTCAACACACGATTAACCTATGATTTCACATTGGGAAATAAAGGAGTTTTAGGGTTGAATCTTAAAGCAGGAAAGTTTCTGAATGCGGATAATATTGCTTTTATAGACTACAAACATTTCAACGGAAACCAAACGCACATAGGTCAAACCGAACGTTATTTGAATGTTTTCAACTTACTGCCTTATTATTCAAACAGTACCAATGACAGCTATTTTGAAGCGCATGGCGAATACAACGACAAAGGGTATATCATGAATAAAATCCCTTTGTTGAATAAGCTAAAATCCACTTTGATTCTGGGTGCTCATGCACTTTCTACCCCAAATAACAAACCATACACGGAAGTAACTGTTGGATTGGACAATCTAGGTTTTGGAAAATTCAAACTGTTTAGAGTTGATTATGTTCGTTCTTACCAAAACGGTTATAAAGGCGATGGAGTAGTTTTTGGTCTTAAATTTTTAAATATTTTGGAGTAG
- a CDS encoding cation diffusion facilitator family transporter, with protein sequence MSNEQTAIQATYFSIVGNISLAIIKGLAGFFGNSYALVADAIESTTDIFASFLVLFGIKYSNRPADKNHPYGHGRAEPLITFLVVGFLITSATIIAYESIGNIRTPHDLPHSWTLYVLAAIIIWKEYSFRVVIKRSIETNSSSLKADAWHHRSDAITSVAAFIGISIALIMGKGYESADDWAALFASGFILFNAYLIFRPALGEIMDEHLYDDLIEKIRQVSLQVEGIIDTEKCFIRKAGMQYHVDLHAIVNGNITVKEGHDLAHQLKDTLREKLPELGHVLIHVEPSEEH encoded by the coding sequence ATGTCAAACGAACAAACTGCAATACAGGCCACTTATTTTAGTATCGTTGGAAATATAAGTTTGGCAATCATAAAGGGCTTAGCTGGTTTTTTCGGAAATTCGTATGCTCTCGTTGCAGATGCAATCGAATCTACGACTGATATTTTTGCATCATTTTTGGTCTTATTTGGAATTAAGTATTCAAATAGACCAGCGGATAAAAATCATCCTTATGGACATGGTCGAGCAGAACCGTTAATCACTTTTTTGGTGGTAGGTTTTTTAATTACTTCAGCTACAATCATTGCTTATGAAAGTATTGGCAATATTAGAACGCCACATGATTTGCCACATTCGTGGACACTTTATGTACTTGCGGCGATAATCATATGGAAAGAGTATTCTTTTCGCGTGGTTATTAAAAGAAGTATTGAGACCAATAGTTCTTCGCTTAAAGCTGATGCTTGGCATCATAGAAGCGATGCTATAACATCTGTAGCTGCATTTATTGGAATTTCTATTGCTCTAATTATGGGCAAAGGGTACGAATCTGCTGATGATTGGGCTGCACTTTTTGCGTCTGGATTTATACTATTCAATGCCTATTTAATTTTTAGACCTGCCCTGGGAGAAATCATGGACGAGCATTTGTATGATGATCTCATTGAAAAGATAAGACAAGTGTCGCTCCAAGTGGAAGGGATTATTGATACCGAAAAATGTTTCATCAGAAAAGCTGGTATGCAATATCATGTTGATTTACACGCAATTGTCAATGGAAATATTACTGTAAAAGAAGGGCATGATTTAGCTCATCAACTAAAAGATACTTTGAGAGAAAAATTACCTGAATTGGGCCACGTTTTGATTCATGTGGAACCTAGTGAAGAACATTAA
- the murA gene encoding UDP-N-acetylglucosamine 1-carboxyvinyltransferase, which yields MGIFKIEGGIHLKGEITPQGAKNEALQILCAVLLTSEKVTINNIPDIIDINKLITLLGNLGVKIQKNGSGSYTFQADDVNVQYLETEAFKQEGGSLRGSIMIVGPLLARFGRGYIPKPGGDKIGRRRLDTHFEGFINLGAKFRYNREDHFYGVEAADGLTGADMLLDEASVTGTANIVMAAVLAKGKTTIYNAACEPYLQQLCKMLNSMGANITGVGSNLLTIEGVDSLGGCEHRILPDMIEIGSWIGLAAMTRSEITIKNVSWENLGVIPNTFRKLGITLERRGDDIYIPAHVDGYEVKTDIDGSILTISDAPWPGFTPDLLSIVLVVATQARGDVLIHQKMFESRLFFVDKLIDMGAKIMLCDPHRAVVMGHDFKSQLKATTMSSPDIRAGISLLIAALSAKGTSTIQNIEQIDRGYERIDERLRAIGANIIRA from the coding sequence ATGGGAATTTTTAAAATAGAAGGTGGCATTCATCTTAAAGGAGAAATCACACCACAAGGAGCTAAAAATGAAGCATTACAAATTTTGTGTGCTGTTCTTTTGACTTCTGAAAAAGTAACAATCAACAATATTCCTGATATTATTGATATCAACAAATTGATTACGCTTTTAGGAAATTTAGGAGTAAAAATTCAGAAAAATGGATCAGGATCATATACTTTTCAAGCCGACGATGTAAATGTTCAATATTTAGAAACCGAAGCTTTTAAGCAAGAAGGTGGATCTCTTCGTGGATCCATTATGATTGTTGGGCCACTTTTAGCTCGTTTTGGCAGAGGATATATTCCAAAACCTGGAGGAGATAAAATAGGTCGTCGAAGATTAGATACCCATTTTGAAGGTTTTATTAATCTGGGAGCGAAATTTCGTTACAATAGAGAAGATCATTTTTATGGCGTTGAAGCTGCAGATGGATTGACAGGAGCTGATATGCTGCTAGATGAAGCATCTGTAACCGGAACAGCTAATATTGTGATGGCTGCCGTTTTGGCAAAAGGAAAAACAACAATTTATAATGCAGCATGCGAACCTTATTTACAACAATTGTGTAAAATGTTAAACTCCATGGGAGCTAATATTACTGGTGTTGGGTCTAATTTATTGACTATTGAAGGAGTGGATAGTTTGGGCGGTTGTGAGCATAGAATTCTTCCTGATATGATTGAAATTGGTTCATGGATTGGATTAGCTGCCATGACTAGAAGTGAAATAACAATTAAAAATGTAAGTTGGGAAAATCTTGGTGTTATTCCAAATACATTCAGAAAATTAGGGATTACGCTAGAACGCAGAGGAGATGATATTTATATCCCTGCTCATGTTGATGGTTACGAAGTGAAAACCGATATTGATGGTTCTATTCTTACTATATCAGATGCACCTTGGCCTGGATTTACTCCGGATTTATTGAGTATCGTTTTAGTAGTTGCCACACAAGCCAGAGGAGATGTATTGATTCATCAAAAAATGTTTGAAAGCAGATTATTCTTTGTCGATAAGTTAATCGACATGGGAGCAAAAATCATGTTGTGTGATCCGCATAGAGCGGTTGTTATGGGACATGATTTCAAATCACAATTGAAAGCAACCACAATGTCTTCACCAGATATTCGTGCGGGAATTTCATTATTGATTGCAGCGCTTTCGGCAAAAGGAACTAGCACTATTCAAAATATTGAACAAATAGATAGAGGATACGAGCGTATTGACGAACGATTGAGAGCTATTGGAGCCAATATTATTCGAGCATAA
- a CDS encoding DUF4290 domain-containing protein: MNSKYIKENSNDVVHHLEYNAERSHLIIPEYGRHLQKLIDQATKIEDDVERNKAAKYIIQVMGSLNPHLRDVPDFQHKLWDQIFIMSDFKLVADSPYPIPSREVLQLKPDVLKYPQNFPKYRYYGNNIKYMIDVANKWEDGEMKNALVKVIANHMKKSYLSWNKDTVKDDVIFEHLYELSDGKLNLIQSTEELLNTTDLLRTNKRVSNKILPVGQPKILSNKNLKTGKTNPVHKNQNRKPL, encoded by the coding sequence ATGAATTCAAAATATATTAAGGAAAACTCGAACGATGTTGTTCACCATTTGGAATATAATGCGGAACGATCGCATTTAATTATTCCAGAATACGGACGTCATTTGCAAAAACTAATTGATCAGGCAACTAAAATTGAAGATGATGTCGAGCGAAACAAGGCGGCAAAATACATTATTCAAGTAATGGGAAGTTTGAATCCTCATTTACGTGATGTTCCTGATTTTCAGCACAAGCTTTGGGATCAGATTTTTATCATGTCCGATTTTAAATTGGTTGCTGATTCTCCATACCCAATTCCATCTCGTGAAGTGTTACAACTAAAACCCGATGTATTAAAATATCCTCAAAATTTCCCAAAATACAGATATTACGGCAACAACATAAAATATATGATTGATGTAGCCAATAAATGGGAAGATGGTGAAATGAAAAATGCATTGGTGAAAGTTATCGCTAATCATATGAAAAAATCCTATTTGAGTTGGAACAAAGACACGGTAAAAGATGATGTTATTTTCGAACATTTGTACGAGCTATCCGATGGGAAATTGAATTTAATTCAGAGTACTGAGGAACTATTGAACACTACTGATTTATTACGAACAAATAAACGGGTGTCAAACAAAATTTTGCCTGTTGGGCAACCAAAAATTCTTAGTAACAAGAATTTAAAAACTGGAAAGACCAATCCGGTACACAAAAACCAAAACAGAAAACCTTTGTAA